From one Enterobacter kobei genomic stretch:
- a CDS encoding NAD-dependent succinate-semialdehyde dehydrogenase — protein MAYQTINPFTNELVKEYPPHSDADVESALQKADALYHSDWAKGDIDQRLPILRRLADLMEEQQESLAKSATQDMGKLIEQSRGEVALCAKIARYYADNAKAFLAPVKYDSDLGDAWVEHHPIGVLLAVEPWNFPYYQLMRVLAPNLAAGNPVVVKHASIVPHCAEAFAHLVREAGAPEGAYTNLFITSDQVSNIIADDRVQGVALTGSEKAGGIVAAQAAKKLKKSTLELGGNDVFVVLDDADMEKAVKVGVTARLQNAGQVCTAAKRFIIHEAVADKFLEKYTEAFRQVKMGDPLDESTTLGPLSSKDAVETLTKQVDEAVKNGATLHYGGKPVDHKGNFFEPTILTNITRDNPAYFEEFFGPVAQVYVVKNDDEVVKLANDSHYGLGGAIFSQNIERAKGLASRIETGMVYINSLTDTAPELPFGGVKRSGFGRELSDLGIKEFVNQKLVVVSK, from the coding sequence ATGGCGTACCAGACAATTAATCCTTTTACCAACGAGCTCGTAAAAGAGTATCCGCCCCACAGCGATGCCGACGTCGAAAGCGCGCTGCAAAAAGCCGATGCGCTTTACCACTCCGACTGGGCGAAAGGGGATATTGATCAGCGGCTGCCGATCCTGCGCCGCCTGGCCGATCTGATGGAAGAGCAACAGGAATCACTCGCGAAGAGCGCCACCCAGGACATGGGTAAGCTGATTGAACAAAGCCGTGGCGAAGTGGCGTTGTGCGCGAAAATCGCCCGCTATTATGCCGATAACGCGAAAGCGTTTCTCGCCCCGGTGAAATACGACTCCGATCTAGGCGACGCCTGGGTTGAGCACCATCCGATTGGCGTACTGCTGGCCGTGGAGCCGTGGAACTTCCCCTATTATCAGCTGATGCGCGTATTGGCACCGAACCTGGCCGCCGGTAACCCGGTGGTGGTAAAACATGCGAGCATTGTGCCGCACTGTGCCGAAGCCTTTGCGCATCTGGTGCGCGAAGCGGGCGCGCCGGAAGGGGCATACACCAACCTGTTTATCACCTCCGATCAGGTGTCGAACATTATTGCCGATGACCGTGTGCAGGGCGTTGCGCTGACCGGTTCGGAAAAAGCCGGTGGTATTGTGGCTGCACAGGCAGCGAAGAAACTGAAAAAATCGACGCTGGAACTGGGCGGTAACGACGTGTTCGTGGTGCTCGACGATGCCGATATGGAAAAAGCGGTGAAAGTTGGCGTGACCGCACGTTTACAGAACGCCGGGCAGGTCTGTACTGCCGCGAAACGCTTTATCATCCATGAAGCCGTGGCGGATAAATTCCTCGAAAAATATACCGAGGCGTTCCGTCAGGTGAAGATGGGCGATCCGCTGGATGAAAGCACCACCCTTGGCCCGCTCTCTTCCAAAGATGCTGTCGAAACCCTGACCAAACAGGTGGACGAGGCGGTGAAAAATGGCGCGACGCTGCACTATGGCGGTAAGCCGGTGGATCACAAAGGCAACTTCTTTGAGCCGACCATTCTGACCAATATCACCCGTGATAACCCGGCGTACTTCGAAGAGTTCTTCGGCCCGGTGGCGCAGGTATACGTGGTGAAAAACGATGATGAAGTGGTGAAGCTGGCGAACGACTCCCACTATGGTCTGGGTGGCGCGATCTTCAGCCAGAACATCGAGCGGGCAAAAGGCCTCGCCTCGCGTATCGAAACCGGTATGGTCTACATCAACTCGCTGACCGATACCGCGCCTGAGCTGCCGTTTGGCGGCGTGAAGCGCTCCGGCTTTGGCCGTGAGCTGTCGGATCTGGGGATCAAAGAGTTTGTGAACCAGAAGCTGGTGGTGGTGAGTAAGTAA
- a CDS encoding Fic family protein, producing the protein MSTELLGLTWDASVIPEVKNVGTRVALFTFKTHMAGFVWDAAQLENNPYTYVEVKTLLDGVTVGGHKVSDTEQVLNLADSSKKLIELVQTGRFDLDKKTFTLLHSIIARNEALEWGVFRGDGDEVHYQARVHLGELGTHFPPATEPGAPELNRIFSEGVGHIKTLPPFEGALAMFLFGAYFQFFFDGNKRTSRYMMNGWLMLHGFNPISIPAARALDFNSRMVRFYHSKDATEMMEFLVECYQD; encoded by the coding sequence ATGTCGACTGAACTGCTGGGGCTGACCTGGGATGCAAGCGTGATCCCGGAGGTTAAAAACGTGGGTACCCGCGTGGCGTTATTTACCTTTAAAACCCATATGGCGGGTTTTGTCTGGGACGCGGCGCAGCTGGAAAATAACCCCTATACCTATGTTGAAGTTAAAACCCTGCTGGATGGCGTTACCGTCGGCGGCCATAAAGTCAGTGATACCGAGCAGGTGTTGAACCTTGCTGACAGCAGCAAAAAGCTGATTGAGCTAGTGCAGACCGGGCGGTTTGATCTCGATAAAAAAACCTTCACGCTGTTGCATAGTATTATTGCCCGTAACGAAGCGCTGGAATGGGGCGTTTTCCGGGGGGATGGGGATGAGGTGCATTATCAGGCCCGCGTTCACTTGGGGGAACTTGGTACGCATTTCCCGCCCGCAACGGAACCCGGTGCTCCGGAACTTAACCGAATATTTTCAGAGGGTGTCGGCCACATCAAAACCCTGCCGCCTTTTGAAGGCGCGCTGGCTATGTTCCTTTTTGGCGCTTATTTCCAGTTTTTCTTCGATGGTAATAAACGCACCAGTCGTTATATGATGAATGGTTGGTTGATGCTGCACGGCTTCAACCCTATCAGCATCCCGGCTGCACGAGCCCTCGACTTTAACTCCAGAATGGTACGTTTTTATCACAGTAAAGATGCCACCGAAATGATGGAGTTTCTGGTGGAGTGTTATCAGGATTAA
- a CDS encoding DUF445 domain-containing protein, which yields MDKLAELKRAKRLALSLLLIAAATFVTTLFLPPSIWVNGVKAIAEAAMVGALADWFAVVALFRRVPLPFISRHTAIIPRNKDRIGENLGVFVQEKFLDTQSLIDLIRRHEPALIIGNWFSKPENATRIGQNLLQVMSGFLDLTDDSRIQLLLKRAVHKAIDKVDLSGTSALVLESLTKNNRHQALLDALIAQLVTLLGRESTRTFIAAQVVRWLKTEHPNKARLLPTEWLGEHSAELVTSAVNSLLADISADQAHQIRLAFDRATVRLIERLKTDPEMAAKAESTKKYLKEDEAFNRYLGELWGDLRGWLKADMQSEDSRVKQRITEAGLWFGETLVADSALRASLNQHLEQAARSVAPEFARFLTGHISDTVKSWDAKDMSQQIELNIGKDLQFIRVNGTLVGGTIGLILFLLSQLPALFSRLSFSL from the coding sequence ATGGATAAACTCGCTGAACTTAAACGCGCCAAGCGTCTGGCGCTGTCGTTACTGCTGATTGCAGCGGCGACCTTTGTGACGACCCTGTTTCTGCCGCCCTCAATCTGGGTAAACGGCGTAAAAGCGATTGCCGAAGCGGCGATGGTCGGCGCGCTGGCGGACTGGTTTGCGGTGGTGGCGCTGTTTCGCCGCGTGCCGTTGCCGTTTATTTCCCGCCATACGGCGATCATCCCGCGCAATAAAGACCGCATCGGCGAAAATCTCGGGGTCTTCGTGCAGGAAAAATTCCTCGATACCCAGTCACTGATCGACCTGATCCGGCGACACGAACCGGCGCTGATCATCGGTAACTGGTTCAGTAAACCGGAAAATGCCACGCGTATTGGTCAGAACCTGTTGCAGGTGATGAGCGGCTTTCTCGATTTGACTGACGACTCGCGTATCCAGCTACTGCTCAAACGCGCGGTGCATAAGGCCATCGATAAGGTCGATCTGAGCGGCACTTCCGCGCTGGTGCTGGAAAGTCTGACCAAGAATAACCGCCATCAGGCGCTGCTGGATGCGCTGATTGCGCAGCTGGTGACGCTGTTAGGGCGCGAAAGTACGCGCACCTTTATCGCCGCGCAGGTGGTGCGCTGGCTGAAGACCGAACACCCGAATAAAGCGCGACTGCTGCCCACCGAATGGCTTGGCGAGCACAGCGCTGAACTGGTGACCAGCGCGGTGAACTCCCTGCTGGCCGACATCAGCGCCGATCAGGCGCACCAGATCCGCCTGGCCTTTGACCGCGCCACGGTGCGGCTGATCGAACGACTGAAAACCGATCCGGAGATGGCAGCGAAAGCGGAGAGCACTAAAAAGTATCTGAAAGAGGATGAAGCGTTTAACCGCTATCTCGGTGAGCTGTGGGGCGATCTGCGCGGCTGGCTGAAAGCGGATATGCAAAGCGAAGACTCCCGCGTCAAACAGCGCATTACCGAAGCCGGGCTGTGGTTTGGCGAAACCCTGGTGGCCGACAGCGCCCTGCGTGCCTCGCTCAATCAGCATCTGGAACAGGCCGCGCGCAGCGTCGCCCCGGAGTTTGCCCGCTTCCTGACCGGCCATATCAGCGACACGGTGAAAAGCTGGGACGCGAAAGACATGTCGCAGCAAATTGAGCTGAACATCGGTAAGGATTTGCAGTTCATCCGCGTCAACGGCACGCTGGTCGGCGGCACAATCGGGCTGATTTTATTCCTGCTGTCACAACTTCCGGCGCTGTTTTCACGCCTCTCTTTCAGCCTGTAA
- a CDS encoding carbon starvation CstA family protein produces MDNKKLLKHLPWAILGILGAFCLAVVALRRGESVSALWIVVASVSVYLVAYRYYSLYIAQKVMKLDPTRATPAVINNDGLNYVPTNRNVLFGHHFAAIAGAGPLVGPVLAAQMGYLPGTLWLLAGVVLAGAVQDFMVLFISSRRNGASLGEMIKEEMGQVPGTIALFGCFLIMIIILAVLALIVVKALAESPWGVFTVCSTVPIALFMGIYMRFLRPGRVGEVSVIGIVLLVASIYFGGVIASDPYWGPALTFKDTTITFTLIGYAFVSALLPVWLILAPRDYLATFLKIGVIVGLAIGIVILNPELKMPAMTQYIDGTGPLWKGALFPFLFITIACGAVSGFHALIASGTTPKLLACETDARFIGYGAMLMESFVAIMALVAASIIEPGLYFAMNTPPAGLGIVMPNLHELGGENGPMIMAQLKDVTAHAAATVSSWGFVISPEQILQTAKDIGEPSVLNRAGGAPTLAVGIAHVFHKILPWADMGFWYHFGILFEALFILTALDAGTRSGRFMLQDLLGNFVPFLKKTDSLVAGIIGTAGCVGLWGYLLYQGVVDPLGGVKSLWPLFGISNQMLAAVALVLGTVVLVKMQRTKYIWVTVVPAVWLLICTTWALGLKLFSDNPQMEGFFYMASQYKARIAAGGELTAQEVANMNHIVVNNYTNAGLSILFLVVVYSIIFYGFKTCMKARNSAVRTDKETPYVPVPEGGVKTSSHH; encoded by the coding sequence ATGGATAATAAAAAGCTACTTAAGCACTTACCCTGGGCGATACTCGGGATCCTCGGTGCATTCTGTCTGGCGGTCGTCGCCTTACGACGGGGTGAAAGCGTAAGCGCACTGTGGATCGTCGTCGCTTCGGTTTCGGTTTACCTTGTGGCGTATCGCTACTACAGCCTCTACATTGCCCAGAAGGTGATGAAACTCGACCCGACGCGCGCGACGCCGGCGGTCATTAATAACGACGGCCTGAACTATGTGCCGACCAACCGTAACGTTCTGTTCGGTCACCACTTTGCCGCCATCGCCGGGGCAGGCCCGCTGGTCGGTCCGGTGCTGGCCGCGCAAATGGGCTACCTGCCAGGCACTCTGTGGCTGCTGGCCGGTGTCGTGCTGGCCGGTGCGGTACAGGACTTTATGGTGCTGTTCATCTCCTCCCGCCGTAACGGCGCGTCTCTGGGTGAGATGATCAAAGAAGAGATGGGCCAGGTACCCGGTACCATTGCGCTGTTCGGTTGTTTCTTAATCATGATCATCATCCTTGCCGTACTGGCGCTGATCGTGGTGAAAGCGCTGGCGGAATCGCCGTGGGGCGTCTTTACCGTCTGCTCGACGGTGCCTATCGCGCTCTTTATGGGCATCTACATGCGCTTCCTGCGTCCGGGACGCGTGGGTGAAGTGTCGGTGATTGGGATTGTGCTGCTGGTGGCCTCGATCTATTTCGGTGGCGTGATCGCAAGTGATCCCTACTGGGGTCCGGCGCTGACCTTCAAAGACACCACCATCACCTTTACGCTGATTGGTTACGCCTTTGTCTCGGCATTGCTGCCGGTATGGCTGATCCTCGCACCGCGTGACTACCTGGCAACCTTCCTGAAAATCGGCGTTATCGTCGGTCTGGCTATCGGTATCGTGATCCTTAATCCGGAACTGAAAATGCCTGCCATGACCCAGTACATCGACGGTACCGGTCCGCTGTGGAAAGGGGCGCTGTTCCCGTTCCTGTTTATCACCATCGCCTGTGGCGCGGTGTCTGGCTTCCATGCGCTCATCGCTTCCGGCACCACGCCGAAGCTGCTGGCCTGTGAAACCGACGCCCGCTTTATTGGTTATGGCGCGATGCTGATGGAATCCTTCGTTGCCATCATGGCGCTGGTGGCGGCCTCGATTATTGAGCCGGGCCTGTACTTTGCCATGAACACCCCGCCTGCCGGTCTGGGGATCGTGATGCCGAACCTGCATGAGCTGGGCGGCGAAAACGGGCCGATGATCATGGCGCAACTGAAAGACGTCACCGCACACGCGGCGGCAACCGTCAGTTCCTGGGGCTTTGTGATTTCCCCTGAGCAGATCCTGCAAACCGCGAAAGACATCGGCGAACCGTCGGTGCTGAACCGTGCCGGTGGCGCACCGACGCTGGCAGTGGGTATCGCGCATGTATTCCACAAGATCCTGCCGTGGGCTGACATGGGCTTCTGGTATCACTTCGGCATTCTGTTTGAAGCGCTGTTCATCCTGACCGCGCTGGATGCAGGTACCCGTTCCGGCCGCTTTATGTTGCAGGATCTGCTGGGTAACTTCGTGCCCTTCCTGAAGAAAACCGATTCGCTGGTAGCCGGTATTATTGGCACGGCGGGCTGCGTGGGGCTGTGGGGTTATCTGCTGTATCAGGGCGTGGTCGATCCGCTGGGCGGCGTGAAGAGCTTGTGGCCGCTGTTCGGGATCTCTAACCAGATGCTGGCTGCCGTGGCGCTGGTACTGGGTACGGTGGTGCTGGTTAAAATGCAGCGCACCAAATACATCTGGGTGACGGTAGTCCCGGCGGTATGGCTGCTGATCTGCACCACCTGGGCGCTCGGTCTGAAGCTGTTCAGCGACAACCCGCAGATGGAAGGCTTCTTCTACATGGCGAGCCAGTACAAAGCGCGTATTGCCGCCGGCGGCGAGCTGACCGCGCAGGAAGTGGCGAACATGAATCACATTGTGGTGAACAACTACACCAACGCGGGCCTGAGTATTCTGTTCCTGGTGGTGGTGTACAGCATCATTTTCTACGGTTTCAAAACCTGCATGAAAGCCCGCAACAGCGCGGTGCGCACGGATAAAGAAACCCCGTATGTGCCGGTGCCGGAAGGCGGTGTGAAAACCTCCTCGCATCACTAA
- the tsr gene encoding methyl-accepting chemotaxis protein: protein MLNRIKIVTSLLLVLCLFGLLQLTSGGLFFNALKHDKENFTVLQTIRAQQSTLNGSWVALLQTRNTLNRAGIRYMMDQNNIGSGATVAELMQIATTSLKQAEARWNEYQALPRDPRQSEAAAAEVKRNYDIYHGALAELIQLLGAGKINEFFDQPTQGYQDGFEKQYVQYLEQNDHLYDVAVADNDSSYSMAVWIIISVLIVVLAVIIAVWFGIKNVLISPLQRLVESIRHIASGDLEQDIHVHGTNEMGQLADSLRHMQSELVRTVGDVRSGADAIYSGASEISAGNNDLSSRTEQQAASLEETAASMEELTATVKQNAENARQASHLALSASETAQKGGKVVDNVVQTMRDIAGSSQKIADIISVIDGIAFQTNILALNAAVEAARAGEQGRGFAVVAGEVRNLAQRSAQAAREIKSLIEDSVGRVEIGSTLVESAGETMDEIVSAVTRVTDIMGEIASASDEQSRGIDQVGLAVAEMDRVTQQNASLVEESAAAAAALEEQASRLTQAVAVFRTRRVARTAPAAPSQTMAPTVLTRKVATTDENWETF from the coding sequence ATGTTAAATCGTATCAAAATTGTTACCAGCTTACTGCTGGTATTGTGTTTATTTGGCCTTTTACAACTCACCTCCGGTGGTCTTTTCTTTAACGCCCTTAAGCATGACAAAGAAAACTTCACCGTTTTACAGACCATTCGTGCCCAGCAGTCCACGCTGAACGGCAGTTGGGTGGCACTGTTGCAGACCCGTAACACGCTCAACCGTGCCGGGATCCGCTACATGATGGATCAGAACAACATCGGTAGCGGCGCGACCGTGGCTGAACTGATGCAGATTGCTACCACCTCCCTGAAGCAGGCAGAAGCGCGCTGGAACGAGTATCAGGCGCTGCCGCGCGATCCTCGCCAGAGCGAAGCCGCTGCCGCCGAAGTGAAGCGTAACTACGATATCTATCACGGTGCGCTGGCGGAACTCATCCAGTTACTGGGTGCAGGCAAAATTAACGAGTTCTTCGATCAGCCAACCCAGGGTTACCAGGATGGCTTTGAGAAGCAGTACGTGCAGTACCTTGAGCAGAACGACCATCTGTATGATGTGGCCGTGGCGGATAACGACAGCTCCTACAGCATGGCGGTATGGATCATTATCAGCGTGCTGATCGTGGTGCTGGCGGTGATTATTGCTGTCTGGTTCGGCATTAAAAACGTGCTCATTTCCCCGCTGCAACGTCTGGTGGAAAGTATCCGCCATATCGCCAGTGGCGATCTGGAACAGGATATCCACGTACACGGCACCAACGAGATGGGACAACTGGCAGACAGTCTGCGCCATATGCAGAGCGAGCTGGTACGTACCGTAGGTGACGTTCGCAGCGGCGCTGATGCGATTTACAGCGGTGCCAGCGAAATCTCTGCCGGTAATAACGATCTCTCCTCCCGTACTGAACAGCAGGCCGCTTCTCTGGAAGAGACTGCTGCCAGCATGGAAGAACTGACCGCTACCGTTAAGCAGAACGCCGAAAACGCCCGTCAGGCGAGCCATCTGGCGCTCAGCGCGTCGGAAACCGCGCAGAAAGGCGGTAAAGTGGTGGATAACGTTGTGCAGACCATGCGCGATATCGCTGGCAGTTCGCAGAAAATTGCAGACATTATCAGCGTGATCGACGGCATTGCCTTCCAGACCAACATCCTGGCGCTGAACGCCGCGGTGGAAGCGGCACGTGCGGGTGAACAGGGCCGTGGCTTTGCGGTGGTTGCCGGTGAAGTGCGTAACCTCGCCCAGCGTAGTGCCCAGGCCGCGCGTGAAATTAAAAGCCTGATCGAAGACTCGGTAGGGCGCGTTGAAATCGGCTCCACGCTGGTGGAAAGCGCCGGTGAAACCATGGATGAGATCGTCAGCGCGGTAACGCGTGTGACCGACATCATGGGCGAAATCGCCTCTGCATCTGATGAGCAGAGCCGCGGTATCGACCAGGTGGGTCTGGCGGTCGCCGAGATGGACCGTGTGACGCAGCAGAACGCCTCGCTGGTAGAAGAATCTGCCGCTGCGGCTGCGGCGCTGGAAGAGCAGGCGAGCCGTCTGACGCAGGCTGTCGCCGTGTTCCGCACCCGTCGCGTGGCACGTACAGCCCCTGCGGCACCGTCGCAGACCATGGCGCCAACGGTGCTGACGCGTAAAGTCGCGACCACAGATGAGAACTGGGAAACGTTCTGA
- a CDS encoding YbdD/YjiX family protein translates to MFGNLGEAKKYLGQAARMLIGIPDYDNYVEHMKTNHPDKPWMTYNEFFRERQEARYGSGGSSCC, encoded by the coding sequence ATGTTTGGTAACTTAGGCGAAGCAAAAAAGTATCTCGGCCAGGCCGCGAGAATGCTGATTGGTATTCCTGATTACGACAACTACGTCGAACACATGAAAACCAATCACCCGGACAAGCCCTGGATGACCTATAACGAGTTCTTCCGCGAACGTCAGGAAGCACGCTATGGCAGCGGCGGAAGCAGCTGCTGTTAA
- a CDS encoding 5'-nucleotidase translates to MPYELSSRLVIGLASSALFDLEESDEIFRTRGEDEYRKFQRDKQDDLLAKGVAFPFIRRLLTLNKINPSNPPVEVILLSRNDPDTGLRVMNSIESYGLGITRAVFLQGRSPHKYIPALDIELFLSANSQDVNQAVIAGYPAGQILKGNIKDDIQDHELRIAFDFDGVLADDEAEAIFQETHILADFHNHEAKKVNVAHNPGPLKNFLQRISAIQKMEEHIEKEDSTYHRILRISIVTARNAPSHKRVINTMREWGINVNEAFFMGGVEKNKILEIMQPHMFFDDQRLHLEPSASVLPSVHIPFGITNKQE, encoded by the coding sequence ATGCCTTATGAGTTATCTTCCAGACTAGTGATTGGGTTGGCATCAAGCGCTCTTTTTGATCTTGAGGAGTCTGATGAAATATTTAGAACAAGAGGTGAAGATGAGTATAGGAAGTTTCAAAGAGACAAACAAGATGATTTATTGGCAAAAGGAGTAGCATTCCCTTTCATTAGACGTTTGTTAACCTTAAATAAAATTAATCCCTCTAACCCTCCTGTTGAAGTTATTCTTCTTTCTAGAAATGATCCTGATACTGGCTTAAGAGTCATGAATTCTATAGAAAGTTATGGATTAGGAATTACTCGTGCTGTTTTTTTACAAGGGCGTTCACCTCATAAATATATTCCGGCTCTCGACATTGAACTTTTCCTTTCTGCTAACTCACAGGACGTTAATCAGGCAGTCATTGCAGGGTATCCCGCCGGACAGATATTGAAAGGGAATATCAAAGATGACATTCAAGATCATGAGTTAAGAATCGCTTTCGACTTTGATGGCGTATTAGCTGACGACGAAGCAGAAGCTATCTTTCAGGAGACGCATATCCTTGCGGATTTCCACAATCACGAAGCCAAGAAAGTAAATGTAGCTCATAACCCGGGTCCTTTAAAAAATTTTCTTCAAAGGATATCAGCTATACAAAAAATGGAAGAACATATCGAAAAGGAAGATTCTACTTATCATAGGATTTTACGTATTTCAATAGTGACTGCAAGGAATGCTCCGTCACATAAGAGAGTGATAAATACTATGCGTGAATGGGGTATAAATGTTAATGAGGCATTTTTTATGGGGGGAGTAGAAAAAAATAAAATTCTTGAAATTATGCAGCCTCATATGTTTTTCGATGACCAAAGATTACATTTAGAACCTTCTGCATCGGTACTACCTTCAGTACATATACCATTTGGAATTACCAATAAGCAGGAATAG
- the yjiA gene encoding GTPase → MTPIAVTLLTGFLGAGKTTLLRHILNEQHGYKIAVIENEFGEVSVDTQLIGDRATQIKTLTNGCICCSRSNELQDALLDLLDSLDKGDIEFDRLVIECTGMADPGPIIQTFFNHEIICQRYLLDGVIALVDAVHADEQMNQFTLAQSQVGYADRILLTKTDIAGEAEPLRERLARINARAPIYTVIHGETDLALLFNTSGFMLEETIVPAKPRFHFMSDKQNDIASIVVEMDYPVDISEVSRVMENLLLSFAEKLLRYKGMLWIDGEPNRLLFQGVQRLYSADWDRPWGDEPPHSQLVFIGVQLPEDEIRAAFAGLKK, encoded by the coding sequence ATGACCCCGATTGCCGTCACGCTCCTCACCGGTTTTCTTGGCGCAGGAAAAACCACCCTGCTGCGCCATATCCTCAATGAACAGCACGGCTATAAAATTGCCGTCATTGAAAATGAGTTCGGGGAAGTCTCCGTGGATACGCAGTTGATCGGCGACCGCGCCACGCAGATCAAAACCCTGACCAACGGCTGCATCTGCTGTAGCCGTTCGAACGAGCTACAGGACGCGCTGCTGGATCTGCTCGACAGCCTCGACAAAGGCGACATTGAATTTGACCGGCTGGTGATCGAATGCACCGGCATGGCCGATCCCGGCCCGATTATTCAGACCTTCTTCAACCATGAAATCATTTGCCAGCGCTACCTGCTGGACGGTGTCATTGCGCTGGTCGATGCGGTACACGCCGACGAGCAGATGAACCAGTTCACCCTTGCCCAGTCACAGGTGGGCTATGCCGACCGCATCCTGCTCACCAAAACCGATATTGCCGGTGAAGCCGAACCGCTGCGTGAACGGCTGGCACGCATCAACGCCCGCGCGCCGATCTATACCGTGATCCACGGCGAAACCGATCTGGCGCTGCTGTTTAACACCAGCGGATTTATGCTGGAAGAAACCATTGTACCGGCGAAGCCGCGCTTCCACTTTATGAGCGATAAGCAGAACGATATTGCGTCTATTGTGGTGGAGATGGATTACCCGGTGGATATCAGCGAGGTGTCACGGGTGATGGAAAACCTGCTGTTGAGCTTCGCGGAGAAACTGCTGCGTTACAAAGGAATGCTCTGGATAGACGGCGAGCCGAATCGCCTGCTGTTCCAGGGCGTGCAGCGCCTGTACAGCGCCGACTGGGACCGGCCATGGGGCGATGAGCCACCGCACAGCCAGCTGGTGTTTATCGGGGTTCAGTTGCCGGAAGACGAGATCAGAGCGGCGTTTGCCGGGCTGAAGAAATAG
- a CDS encoding MFS transporter, which yields MEKNNITLDPQAAFDKPQPVDIPVPSDSLLQRSPRIKRIQTTAMVLLFLAAVINYLDRSSLSVANLTIRQELGLSATEIGALLSVFSLAYGIAQLPCGPLLDRKGPRIMLGLGMFFWSLFQAFSGLVQNFMQFVLMRIGMGIGEAPMNPCGVKVINDWFNIKERGRPMGFFNAASTVGVAMSPPILAAMMLVMGWRGMFITIGVLGIFLAIGWYMLYRNRESIDLTAVEQAYLNAGSVNARRDPLSFAEWRSLFRNRTMWGMMLGFSGINYTAWLYLAWLPGYLQTAYSLDLKSTGLMAAIPFLFGAAGMLVNGYVTDGLVKRGMAPIRSRKICIIAGMLCSAAFTFVVPQATTSMVAVLLIGMALFCIHFAGTSCWGLIHVAVASRMTASVGSIQNFASFICASFAPIVTGFIVDTTHSFRLALLICGCVTVLGALAYVALVRQPISDPRIN from the coding sequence GTGGAGAAAAATAATATTACCCTCGACCCGCAGGCAGCTTTTGATAAACCTCAGCCTGTGGATATACCCGTGCCATCGGATAGCTTGTTACAGCGCTCTCCGCGAATTAAACGCATCCAGACCACTGCCATGGTGCTGTTATTTCTGGCGGCAGTGATTAATTATCTCGACCGCAGTTCGCTGTCGGTCGCCAATCTGACGATCCGTCAGGAGCTGGGATTAAGTGCCACAGAAATCGGCGCGCTGTTGTCGGTATTTTCGCTGGCGTACGGCATCGCGCAGCTGCCGTGTGGCCCGCTGCTGGATCGCAAAGGCCCGCGCATCATGCTCGGGCTGGGGATGTTTTTTTGGTCGCTGTTTCAGGCCTTTTCCGGGTTGGTGCAGAATTTCATGCAGTTTGTGCTGATGCGCATCGGCATGGGCATTGGCGAAGCGCCGATGAACCCGTGCGGCGTAAAAGTGATTAACGACTGGTTTAATATCAAAGAACGCGGACGGCCGATGGGCTTTTTTAACGCGGCATCGACGGTGGGCGTTGCCATGAGTCCACCGATCCTCGCGGCAATGATGCTGGTGATGGGCTGGCGCGGCATGTTTATTACCATTGGCGTGCTGGGCATTTTCCTCGCCATCGGCTGGTACATGCTCTATCGCAACCGCGAGAGTATTGATCTCACCGCCGTTGAACAGGCGTATCTGAATGCCGGCAGCGTTAACGCACGGCGCGATCCGCTGAGCTTTGCCGAGTGGCGCAGCCTGTTCCGTAACCGGACGATGTGGGGCATGATGCTTGGTTTTAGCGGTATTAACTACACGGCATGGCTCTATCTGGCGTGGCTACCGGGTTATCTGCAAACGGCGTATAGCCTGGATTTGAAAAGTACCGGCCTGATGGCGGCCATTCCTTTTCTGTTTGGCGCGGCGGGGATGCTGGTGAACGGCTACGTAACCGACGGGCTGGTGAAGCGCGGCATGGCGCCGATCCGCAGTCGTAAGATCTGTATTATCGCCGGTATGCTCTGTTCAGCGGCCTTTACATTCGTCGTGCCGCAAGCGACCACTTCAATGGTGGCAGTGCTGCTGATCGGCATGGCACTATTTTGCATTCATTTTGCGGGTACGTCGTGCTGGGGATTGATCCACGTCGCGGTGGCGTCGCGAATGACCGCCTCCGTGGGCAGCATTCAGAATTTTGCGAGCTTTATCTGTGCATCCTTTGCGCCAATTGTGACCGGGTTTATCGTCGATACCACCCATTCATTCCGCCTGGCGTTACTGATTTGCGGCTGCGTGACCGTGCTCGGCGCGCTCGCCTATGTGGCGCTGGTTCGCCAGCCAATCAGCGATCCGCGTATCAACTGA